The genomic window GCAAAACATCATCAACCGAAGGCGGCAATGGCCTTGAAAATTTAAAGCCTTGAATTGATTGAATTTGTGATAGCAACCGCGATGGTTCTGAAAAACTATATAAAATTAAGTTCACACCGAGTGTTAAAAATAAGCATTCATCTTGATGGCGAATAATTCCATCAACATTTTGGATAACAAGTTTCAACCAGCGACCACAGTTTTTTCTAAGCTCAAAACACTGCTTAGCCAATAATGCTAAATCTGTATATCGGGTTACAGAAAAAACTAATGTCGCCGCCTTAAGCCGAGGACCTCTATTAAATAAATCATTATTTTCTTTCACAGTACGATAATGAGCCGGCAATTTGGTGCCCTCAGGAACCGAGCTTTGGACTAGCCACACATCACTTTCATCATTAAAATGGTTGTTATTAAAGGTATTTTCTGCAATTTTATTTTCTTGCACAACATATTGATTATTTTGCAAAGTTAGCTGGTATTGCTTATCCGCAATTACGCCAGTGCTGTGGCTCCAATAATCGTATTCAAGTACACGCACTGCAGCATCATTATCAATAAAAACAATACCGCTAAATAACTTATTTAAACGTCGAACTAAAAACCTTAAGTTAACAACTTCTGGGCCAGATATTAAAAAGAGTAAACTCGTATTTACAGTGTTTAAAAATACATTGTATTTAGTAATGATCTGCGTCAGTTGGGCATCATCAAAGTCGTGTAATTGCTTTGTATTAAAATGAAGAAACACTAAGGCGTTCTCTATGCTTTTATATGCGCCTAGCTCTTTAATTACTCCGCGACTGATACGCTTTACTCCCCAATCAGTCATTTCTTTAGTAAACGAAAAAGAATGCACCCGCCCTTGATCATAAACGTCAAAAAGTGCATCTGAAAAAGGCGATTCATAAAAGGACTCTATTTGAGAAGAAACAATAAACACATCATTTTTGCCACTAACATCAACAGACTGTAGCGCAAACTCTATTGCTAAGTTATCAAAGGGAGCCAAAATAGCATAACTGGCAGCTAATTTTATTTCACTAGCGGCAGCGTCCAACCCTGTTATGTTAAGTTTATGCACAGAAGACCTTTTATTTAAAATACTTTACTAGTTTAAGCAGCTATATTGTATAGTACACATTGAAAACGTTAAAATCTCAAAATAAAACTAATGAATATAGGTAATGCAACATTTGTCTCTTAAGCCCCCAAAATTAACACCTAATGATATAGAAAATCTAGCTCGTCGCTTTGGTGGTAAAAAAGATGATTATATTGAAATTACAGATAAACAAAAAAACATTCACACTATTAATAAATATGCGCTTTTGAAAGAAATTAATGATGAACTTATGGCTACCACTAGCATACAAAAAGAATAGGTAAATTTATAACGTGCAAAGAGTTTTTTTAAAAGGATTAAAAGGTGGCACCGGCTGTACCGCAATAGTAGCTAACCTTGCCTGCGTGTTAAAAAAATCAGCTGTTCACGTTATCGCTATAGATTTAGACTCAAAAAGTGACTTGTGTTTACATTTTGGTTTACCTTGGAAAAATACCCAAGGATGGAGTAACGCCAATAGTTTTGAAGGCGTTCTTAAGCACTTTCATCAAGACAACGATGGTGTTATTTTTTTACCTCACGGAGACAACACGCCTTCTAATTTAGATCTAAATAAATTAGCTAATAATTGCAAAAAATTAGACACCCCAGATACAACATGGATGCTTTTTGATTGCCCAAGCCACGTAGATATTAATAATTACACCTTAGATGAGGACGATATTGTTATTGAAATAGTGAACTGCGATTCAATATGTCATAGCCTTATCTACAAGCGTTTACAAAAATTGAAAAACACCACTAACGCATGGCATCACTTTTTTTTAGTCAACAAATACAACTCAGCGTCAGTGCTCGAATTTGACTTGTTCTCACTTTGGCAATCTACACTACCTCTAATGGCTCCTTTTTTCATAAACCATGATGAAGTAATTAAAGAATCGACAGCTTATCGTAACGTTGCACTAAATTGCGCACCGTATAGCGTTGCTAATGATGATTTTGAAACGCTAGCTGGATGGCTCGCTAGTAAAGCCGCACTCTAATGGCACAATTAATTTATAAACATTCTTTTGAAAAGGCTTTTCGCCTTTTACTTAGTCTGTTTTTTACGCAAAAATTAGTGCGTTTAATTATGTTTAAATTTTACGGTAATTTTAATCAGCATAAAATGAGCGCTATTGAGGCTATTTCAATGCCATTTATAGTCATTTTTTGCTCTCTTTTTTTTAAATTTGAGACCCGTAAAAAAAATATTAGTTATGTGTTAAAGCAGAACTATCCACATTTAAAGTCACCCTACAGAACTCACTTATACTCAAATACATTACGCTTTATTTTACAGAGTATTTTTCTTGCGTTTGTGAAAAATACAGCTAAAAAAAGTCATGTTAAAGAAAAAGTTTCACATCACTTCTATCACTCTGTTAATTTCTTTTTCAGGCAACTCCGCTGGATTGATTTAAAATTAGGCAAGTTATTCAAACGTGTATTATCAAAAAATCAAAAAACGACTAGGCAAAGTGCTTTTCACTCTATAGCAGATGCGCGAGTATGGAAAAGCAAATCGGTCAGGTACGTCGTAATTACATTTGCACTATTTTTACTGGCGATTTTTGTAACTATTCCTTTTAGCTTAGAAGCACAAGCTATTTTTATAAGCTTTATTCTACTCGTAGCTTACTCTTTAAAAAAGATAAAAGGTCAAATGGCGACCATAGTGATGATCACTTTATCGGTAACAACATCTTCACGTTACTTATGGTGGCGCTACACCGAAACCTTAAATTGGGATGACCCTCTTGCGCTTGTTTTAGGCGCAGGCTTATTATTAGCAGAAACTTATGCGTGGCTTGTTCTAATACTTGGCTTTTTTCAAACGATTAATCCATTAGAGCGAAAACCAATTCCATTGCCTAAAGACACCGATAAATGGCCCTCGGTCGATGTGTATATTCCAACTTATAACGAACCATTGAGTGTTGTAAAACCGACAACATTGGCAGCGCTAAGTATTGATTGGCCTATAGATAAACTTAACGTTTACATACTTGATGATGGCAAACGTCCTGAGTTTCGCGAGTTTGCCCAAGAAGTTGGAGTCGGTTATTTAACTCGTCCTGATAGTAAACACGCAAAAGCAGGCAATATGAATAGTGCAATGCGTTTTACTAACGGCGAATACATTGCAATTTTTGACTGCGATCATGTACCTGCCCGATCATTTTTACAAATGACTATGGGGCAATTTTTAAAAGACAGCAAAGTGTGTTTAGTACAAACCCCGCATCACTTTTTCTCTGCCGACCCGTTTGAGCGAAATTTAAATAACCACACCCAAATCCCCAACGAAAACATGCTGTTTTATGGCCTAATTCAAGATGGTAATGATATGTGGGATGCCACATTTTTCTGTGGTTCATGCGCGGTATTAAAACGTGAAGCACTTGACAATATTGGCGGTTTTGCATTTGAAACAGTAACCGAAGATGCTCATACTGCATTACGCATGCAACGCGCAGGTTATAAAACCGCGTATATTAATATTCCGCAAGCAGCAGGTTTAGCTACCGACAGTTTGTCGGCCCATATTGGCCAACGAATTCGCTGGGCTCGCGGTATGGCACAAATTTTTAGACTCGATAACCCCCTACTTGGAAAGGGCCTCAGTCTTGCTCAACGTTTATGCTATATAAATGCGATGCTTCACTTTTTATCGGGCATCCCTCGAATAGTATTTTTAACCGCCCCCTTAGCACTTATATATTTTAACGCTTACATTATTTATGCGCCTTTTTTAGCTATCTTTATTTATGTAGTACCGACATTAATTCAAATAAAAGCGACTAACTCTCGTATCCAGGGTAAATATCGATATTCATTTTGGGGCGAAGTTTATGAATCAGTTTTGGCTTGGTATATATTAAAACCAACCACTGTTGCGCTATTTAATCCTAATAAAGGCAAGTTTAATGTAACAGAAAAAGGCGGGTTAAATGATGAAGAGCATTATGATTGGGGAATTTCTAAACCTTACCTTATACTCTTAGCTATTAATGTTGCAGGTATTATTTTTGGTATTTTACGCCTGATTTTTGGTGATCCTTCTCAAATAGGCGTATTAGTTATCAGTATGGGCTGGGCAATTTATAATATAATCATTTTAGGTGCTGCGGTTGCAGTTGCTGCTGAAGCTCGCCAAGTTAGGCAATCACATCGAATTAAAGCGCATTTTCCTGCTGGTATTCGCCTAGCGAATGGCCATACATTAAAGGTTAAAATTACCGATTACTCAGATAATGGTGTTGGTATTGAAATAGATCACGCGCACTCATGCCGAGTCAATGACAAGGTTGAGCTATTAATGAGCCGAGGAAATAAGCAGTTTTCATTTACAACTTATGTATGTAATACGCGTAAAATGCAAATTGGTTTAACACTTAAAGATTTATCATTAGAAAAACAAAAAGCATTTATACAATGTACTTTTTCAAGAGCTGATGCCTGGCTTGATTGGCAAAATAACTTTAAACATGATCGCCCATCATATAGCTTTAAAGAAGTGCAAAAAACAAGTTTAAGAGGCTTTAGTAATTTATTGTTTCATGCTCCTAGACCTTTACAACCGACCATAAAACTATTAACTCGTTTGGTGGTTTATATACATTCATTTATTCCAAAAAAACCGGTAGTGCATAATAATTATGATTAAAAAGTTGCTCAATACATTTCTAACATTGTTGCTTATTAGCTGCGCGCAGCACGCACACGCTATTGAGCCAATGCAAAATAAATCTATGTTTATAAATGGTTACCCAGAAAGCGCTCAAATATCTAGCCTACGCTTAGATTTTGAAGCGCTGGGTTTCACAGGGTATAAGCTTGACGGAGTAAATAACAACTCTCGTGTCGATTTTACCAACCGAATTGATAAATTAAGTACAAATTTAAAACTTAACTTCTCATACACTAACTCACCGTCGTTAATCGCAAATGTGTCACATCTAAAAGTATATTTTAATGATAATTTAGTTACGGTGTTGCCCATTAATGAAAAATTAAGTGTGGTGAAAAATACGGTTAGTCACAATCTAGAACTAAATGCTAAATACATTCAGGATTACAATCAAATCCGCTTTGAATTGGTTGGTTACTACGATTTAAAGTGCCAAGACTATTTTAGCCGCTCTATTTGGACAGAAATAAATAAGTCGAGCAACATCACACTTGAGCAAAAGCAATTGGCAATCGACAGTCGCTTAGAATACCTACCCGAACCATTTTTTGACGCTAAAGACTACAACAAACTTAACCTCCCTTTTGTATTTTCAAAAGTACCAAACACACAAGCTATAGAAGCAGCCGCCACATTATCGAGTTGGTTTGGAGCTCAAGCTGATTGGCGTGGGGCTAATTTCCCCGTAATAATAAATAAAGCACCTAAGCAACATAGCGTGGTATTTATTACTAATGACTCAAAACCTGATTTTTTAAAAGATTATCCAGATGTTGAAAAGCCAACAGTTGAGCTAATCTCAAGCCCTATTCACAGATATAATAAAATGCTGTTAATTATTGGTCGCGACGAAAAAGATTTAAAAACAGCGGTAACAGGGCTGGTATTTGGTCATAAAATTATGACTGGCAGAACAGCAAGTATTGAAGCGATTAACCAACTCCCCCTTCGAAAGGCTTACGACGCTCCTCGTTGGCTCAGAAGTGACCGCCCTGTTCATTTTGATGAGCTCATTGATTACCCAACGCAATTACAAACTCAAGGTCTTAATAATGGCCCTGTAAAGCTAAATATTCGCTTTGCACCTGATTTGTTTACATGGCGCGAAAAAGGCATCCCTATTACTCTGCAATACCGTAATACGCCAGAAAGCGAAACCTTAGATTCACGTTTAAATATGCTAATTAACCAAGAATTTATTAGCGGTTTTTTATTAGATAAAAAAGACACCCTGCTAAAAACCACCCAAACATTACTGCCATTAATAGCGAATACTGATACGACTCAAAGTACTGAGGGATTTTCTCTAAATGGCATTAATTTAGCCAACCGCAATGAGCTAAATTTTGATTTTAGATTCGCTGTACTTAAAAAAGGCGAATGCAGTGTTGCTCCTGCTGGCGGAGAATATGGAGTGATTGATGGAAATTCGCATATTGATGTCAGTGGGTTTGATCACTATATGGCTTTACCCGATTTAAATGTATTTGCTAATAGCGGATTTCCATTTACAAAATATGCTGACTTACAGCAAACGTTAGTGTTAATAGATGAAACACCATCAGCTAAAGCACTGTCTGTTTTATTTAATTTAACAGGCCACTTTGGGGCAATAACGGGTTATCCGGCACATAGAATAAGTGTTGCCCATTTAAACGAAGACGCTAACCTAAACGGCAAAGATGTGTTAGTTATCGCAAAACCCAATAGCCTTGCTAACAACTTAGATGAAGGTTCACACACAAATGTTTTACTCAGCAACAATCAACGCGCTATAAAACAAGCTTTATACAATGGCGCGTATGATGAGCAAACAACACAAAAAGTACACGTTAGTATTAAAAGTAGTGGTGACATAGCCGTTATTACAGGTTTTCAATCACCGCTTGATTCTGAGCGCTCTATTGTATCATTAAGTGCAACATCTCAAAATGCATATACATTGCTCAATAATGCATTAATGAACTCAGCTCAACTTGCTCAAATTAAAGGCAGTGCCGCCGTTATAAACTCCCAAGGTATTAAAACAATTAAAACGGATGAGCAGTACTTTGTTGGTCATATTCCTGTACATACTTTAATTTGGTTCCATTTATCAGATCACCCATTTGTGCTGGCACTGCTGTCTGTTTTAATACTGCTACTCATCTCATTTATTCTGTGGCGATTACTCCAAGCACTCACTTACAAACGCTTAGCGGAAGGAGATAAGTAATGAAATCAATCATTAATATATTTTTTGCTGTGATTGCACTATTTACTTTTAACGCAAAAGCGCAAGTAGAGCAGTGCCAACCTTGGCACCAATGGCAAGTCTTTAAAAATAACTTTATAAGCCAAGATGGCCGTGTTATTGACTTAGGCAGCGAGCAAAACATTACAACCTCTGAAGGCCAATCTTATGCATTATTTTTTGCTGTAGTCGCAAACGACAAAGCAATGTTTGACTTAGTATTAAATTGGACGCAAGAGCACTTATCTGAGGGTGATTTAAGTACCCGTTTACCTGCATGGCAATGGGGGGTTAATAAACAAAATGTGGGGGGAATATTAGACTCAAACCCGGCATCAGATTCTGATTTATGGATTGCCTATAGCTTGTCTCAAGCTGCCCGGCTTTGGAGCGATCGTCGCTACAGCATTTTAGCTGCCGTACTTGCACAGCGCATAATGCGAGAAGAAACGGCTTATATTTCTGGCCTAGGTTTGTCCTTGCTACCAGCACCGGCTGGCTTTGAGTTTGAAAACGCACGCGTTAAACTTAACCCCAGCTATTCACCGTTGTTTATATATCAGCAATTTAAAAAGCTCTACCCACACTCACCTTGGCATCAGTTACACGAAGGCTCCGCAAAGCTTATTTTAGACACAGCTACTGAAGGTGTTAGCCCTGATTGGGTTATGTACGATGCTAATAACGGTTTTTACTATGATAGAAAAACCAGTGATATAGGCAGCTATAATGCTATTAGAGTATATTTATGGGCTAGCATGATGGCAAATGATGCACCATATAAAAAAGAGCTACTAGCGCAATTTAATCCATTTATAAAAACGATTAATGAGCGTGGGTATGTACCTTTAAATACATTTGCTAAATCAGGTAAATCCGAAAAAACAGGTCCTTTGGGCTTCAACTCAGCGCTACTACCTCTATTGGCAGATCAAGGCAATGAATCATTAATTATGGCAATTAAACAAAAATTAATGGTCGATAAGTCATTCACCCAAACACGTTATTACGACAGTGTACTTAATTTATTTAGCACAAGTACGTTAAATAAACGTTTTTCAATTACAGCAGACGGGACGCTACAACCAATGTGGAGCATTGAATGCCCTTAAGGTTTGTCCTCGTTTTCACTTTGGCACTTAGCTTTGGGGTAAGTGCCAAAACAGTCAATGATATAGATACACAATCTGTTGATTGGTTACTAAGTCAAATAAGTATTGGTGAAGCGCAGCAAAATAAAAAGCTGATTGAAAGCAGCTTACAAAAACTCGTAGCCATCGCACCTACTCGTATAGAAACGCAGTGCGCTCTAGTTCATTATGATTTTGCCAATGGCGCATCCGACAAAGCAAACCTGTTATTAAGTAAAATAGATAACGGCCTAATAAAGCAGGCTCCCTGTATTGAAAAGCTACGGGTTATGTCTCGAATTCAGGGTAAAGATAAGTCTGCTATTCAAGATGCTAAATTACTAGCACGCGCTGGCAGATATGAACAAGCTCGGCAAATTTATAATAAGATATTTAATAACGTTTATCCCACACTCAATTATGAACTAGAACATTTAAGCTGGTACGCACAAGACTCTTCCCAATGGCAAAACGTTACGCGCGGATATAATAAACTATTAAAAAGCTATTCTAATATAGGCCAAGTCGAAATAGCCTACGCAAGGCATTTACTGAGACGCGATTCGAGTGATAAAAAAGCAATTAGTATTTTGGGCAAGTACGGCTCAACCTCAAGTTTTAGTAATGAAGTAGAGGAGATTTGGCTCGGTTCACTAGCAAACATGCCAATTAATAGCGCTACCGATCGACAGTTCCAATATTACTTCACGCTTTACCCATTTAGCAGTAAAGGTGAGTTGCAATATCAAGATTTTAAAAAAAGCCTAAAAACACGCCAAACTTTACTTGCCGACCCTGCTTATCAATTGTGGGTTAAAGGTGATAAGTTACTTGAAAAAAATAATTTAAAAGCCGCTGAACCTCTACTTTTAAAGGCTGTAAATGGTCGCCCGCAAGACGGTGCAATAATGCGAAGCCTAGGCATACTTTATTTGCGTTTAGGTGATAATAAAAAATCATACAAGTATTTTACGCAAGCACAAAAATATACGGCAGACTTTGCACAAAGGGAAACGTTAAAGGACTTAGCTAAAACAGCCCAGTTTTGGCTTTATATCCGCCAAGCCAAAGATGCAATTAATAGCAGCGAATTCAAAGTCGCAAAGCTTAAATTAGATTTAGCTAATACATTAGAGCAAGACCCTAACGCTGTTTTATATAACAGCGGTTTATTACAATTTGCGCAAGGACAATACTCTCAAGCAGCACTTACATATAAAATTGTTTTAAAAAATGATCCACTCAATATCGGCGCTTTATCGGGCTTACTTGAAATAGCTGAACTTGAACAAAATGAACTCGCATTAAGCTCTTTTTACAACAGCTTAACCTATACTCAAAAAGAGCTAATTAAACAACCTTACTCACAGTATCTAAGTAGCCAACTTCGTAACAAAGCGAGTAAATTTGTACAATTGGGAAATTTGGAACTAGCCGAAAAAACGCTAGAGAACGCAATAAGCTTAGCACCAGATCAACCATGGTTATATTACGACTTAGCCTTTATATACCAGCAAAAAGGCTTAACAAAGGAAGCGCGAACACTATTTAATAATGTACTGTGGCAATTTCCGTTAAACCCTCAACTTCGTTACAGTCACGCACTTTTTCTGCGCGCTATTGATGACTATCAAGGTGCTATTGCGTCTTTACAATATGTTCCTTTTAGCGCCAAGAGTGCAGATATTATTGCACTTGAGCAACAGCTTCAGCTTAACGAGTCGCTTGCTCAAAGTGAACGCTACCTTGATGCTAAAAATAAAGCCACGGCTATCTATCATTTAAGTGCACTAGAAGCACAAAATTTAACCCCCGTAATGCAAGCTGAGTTATCTCGCAATTGGTATAGAATAGATGAGAAAATACATGCTCTGAAGCTTATTAATGATGCATTAATTGCTCAGCCAACGATTTCCCCCTATTGGCATTTACTTTATGGTGAATGGCTATTAGAGCAAAAAAATGAGCTAAATATAAAGCAGTGGTTTACACGTTATAAACTGCCTGAAAATGCATCTGAAAACGACGTTAATCAGTATCTGCAATTACAAAGTAATTATATTAATCAGTTCTACAATGGCAGTGATTTAATTGCTAAGTTAAATCAACTTGACCAAAAGTATAAAAACAACCCTGTGATCACGACAGCATTAATTAATGCAAACTTATCACTTGAACAACGTGAAGCCGCGCTGATTATTTATCAGCAAAAGGTGAAAAATAATCAAGCCATTGAACCCCAAGCGTTAATGTCTATCGCAAAAGCGTATAGAGAACTAGGTGACGACTTTCGGGCCAAAGAGGTAACGCAGCAAGCCATAACGCAAACTACATCGCAAGAAAGTTATTTGCAGCGCCAAATTATGGGCTCTCTTAATGACTTTAATTACTCAGGAGATGCACTCTATCTAGCAAAGAAACTCATTGAAAAATCGCCGAACGATCCAGAGTTACGTTATTTAGGAGCTCAAGTAGCCAGTAATTTTAATGAAACAGAGCAAGCTCAAATTTGGTATGCACAAACCCTGTCTCCTAATCGCACATTAAGCGAAAAAGAACTTTATACCTCGCTCTCACAAATCGATGAAGCCGATGATTGGTATGTAAATGGCGCTAAGCGCGAATTAATTGATGAGCAAAACAAAGATCAAGCTTATATTGCTATGGGTGTTAATTTTAGCGGCCAAATAAGTACACAGAGCGAAGCAACACTTGGCGCTGGTTTAGTGCCGATTGAAGCTTATTTTCCACTTTGGCAAGGCCAAGGATTTGTAAAAATAGACCCCACAACAATTAGTGCGCAAACAACACGTTTTGATGAGCAATTTGCGGGCAGCCGTTATGGACAAGGTGCTTTATGTATTTTTACGTGTGCTATTGAAGAAATAAGCCCAAAAGAAAGTGGTGTAGATATCGGGCTAGGCTGGCAAAATAAAAATTGGCGTTTAGATATAGGTACTACCCCACTGGGCTTTTTAATTGAAGATATAGTATGGGGCGTTAACTATGCAGACGATTTAGGCGACTTTGGCTACAGCCTTGAACTAGAGAAACGTCCAGTAACAAGTTCAGTGCTTTCTTATGCGGGTCTTGAGGATGCAAATACAAAAGAAGCTTGGGGTGGCGTACGCTCTACAGGCCTTACTGCAAATATTTCACATGATTTAGGTGGTGATTGGGGCTTTTGGTCAAGTGCCGATTTCACTTTGTATAAAGGTAAAAATGTAAAAGATAATCAGCGCTATCGTGCTATGGCAGGTACTTACTACCGTGTTATTAGTAATCAAAAACGTGAATTTACGGTGGGTGCTAGCTTATTACATTGGGCATACAAATATAATTTAAGTGAAGAAACATGGGGCCATGGCGGCTACTACAGTCCGCAAAACTACTTAGGCGTGTCTGTACCATTTAGTTATGACGCACGTTGGGGAAATGATTTTGTATACCGTTTAAAAACTGGCGTATCGTATTCACAAACAAAAACTCAGGCAATTGACTTTTTCCCTAACGATCCAAACTTGCAAGAAGAGGCGTTTGTTCGTCAACTTGAGACAGGCGTAAACCCTGCGTTTGAGGGGGATACAAGTTCTGGTGTGTCGTACAACCTTGAAGGAAGCTTTGAATATAGAATAACACCACACTGGTTTTTTGGCGGTTATGTAGCGATAGATCGTTCAGATTTTTACGAGCCTAACTTTGGCCAACTCTACATACGATATTACTTTAACCCTGTCTATGGAACACTTGAATTTCCTGGCACACCAATAACCCCTTACGCCAACTTTTAAAACAATTGTATACAGTTTATACGAACCACCCGCGCAATGCTTCCCCTAGCACAAAGGTCTATGTATACTAATGCGCAATTGTAGCTAGGATAAGGGTGTGACTCTTACCTTATAGCGGTATTACCGTTCAGCAAACCATTACCTTAGCTGCAAATAATATACTGATGGTCGAGCATTCTAGTAAGTCTAAATACTAAAATAGCTAAAGCAAAAAATTATAAGGCCATTACAACAATTCTTAAAGTTAGGAAGTAAATATGAGTTCATTACCTAAATCAGGTGATTTCTTAGGTCATCCTAAGGGATTATTCCTGTTGTTCGGTACAGAAATGTGGGAACGCTTTGGCTACTATGGCATGCGTGCTATTTTGGTTCTTTATCTTGTAGCCATTACTCAAGAAGGCGGTTTTGGTTGGAGTAATGCAGACGCATTAAGCCTTTATGGTACGTTTACCATGGCTGTGTACATTACACCGTTATTTGGTGGCTGGTTAGCTGATAACGTGTTAGGCCAACGTAAAGCCATTATCATTGGTGGTTTGTTAATGGCCGC from Pseudoalteromonas aliena SW19 includes these protein-coding regions:
- a CDS encoding cellulose synthase subunit BcsC-related outer membrane protein, whose product is MPLRFVLVFTLALSFGVSAKTVNDIDTQSVDWLLSQISIGEAQQNKKLIESSLQKLVAIAPTRIETQCALVHYDFANGASDKANLLLSKIDNGLIKQAPCIEKLRVMSRIQGKDKSAIQDAKLLARAGRYEQARQIYNKIFNNVYPTLNYELEHLSWYAQDSSQWQNVTRGYNKLLKSYSNIGQVEIAYARHLLRRDSSDKKAISILGKYGSTSSFSNEVEEIWLGSLANMPINSATDRQFQYYFTLYPFSSKGELQYQDFKKSLKTRQTLLADPAYQLWVKGDKLLEKNNLKAAEPLLLKAVNGRPQDGAIMRSLGILYLRLGDNKKSYKYFTQAQKYTADFAQRETLKDLAKTAQFWLYIRQAKDAINSSEFKVAKLKLDLANTLEQDPNAVLYNSGLLQFAQGQYSQAALTYKIVLKNDPLNIGALSGLLEIAELEQNELALSSFYNSLTYTQKELIKQPYSQYLSSQLRNKASKFVQLGNLELAEKTLENAISLAPDQPWLYYDLAFIYQQKGLTKEARTLFNNVLWQFPLNPQLRYSHALFLRAIDDYQGAIASLQYVPFSAKSADIIALEQQLQLNESLAQSERYLDAKNKATAIYHLSALEAQNLTPVMQAELSRNWYRIDEKIHALKLINDALIAQPTISPYWHLLYGEWLLEQKNELNIKQWFTRYKLPENASENDVNQYLQLQSNYINQFYNGSDLIAKLNQLDQKYKNNPVITTALINANLSLEQREAALIIYQQKVKNNQAIEPQALMSIAKAYRELGDDFRAKEVTQQAITQTTSQESYLQRQIMGSLNDFNYSGDALYLAKKLIEKSPNDPELRYLGAQVASNFNETEQAQIWYAQTLSPNRTLSEKELYTSLSQIDEADDWYVNGAKRELIDEQNKDQAYIAMGVNFSGQISTQSEATLGAGLVPIEAYFPLWQGQGFVKIDPTTISAQTTRFDEQFAGSRYGQGALCIFTCAIEEISPKESGVDIGLGWQNKNWRLDIGTTPLGFLIEDIVWGVNYADDLGDFGYSLELEKRPVTSSVLSYAGLEDANTKEAWGGVRSTGLTANISHDLGGDWGFWSSADFTLYKGKNVKDNQRYRAMAGTYYRVISNQKREFTVGASLLHWAYKYNLSEETWGHGGYYSPQNYLGVSVPFSYDARWGNDFVYRLKTGVSYSQTKTQAIDFFPNDPNLQEEAFVRQLETGVNPAFEGDTSSGVSYNLEGSFEYRITPHWFFGGYVAIDRSDFYEPNFGQLYIRYYFNPVYGTLEFPGTPITPYANF